The following coding sequences lie in one Capnocytophaga stomatis genomic window:
- a CDS encoding DUF7638 domain-containing protein — protein sequence MNFKPSNKVYKTQEIQGVSVPAIIENGGYHFTDLDIYENGRVYCWNFHDFEIFKQEVNNEWVVLSIPDGEDISIFNLGCWKIKNSQWIFNKKSFIAYVESLIREMNPQWKNIYTYVEKKLGKIIIGENGQGTIFKEIKNEYGFNSKKIEANSLNLYYKENEIYHLVKVIAFADHTLQITRLENPFEISFEEFKKLVKEKKIVTNPPKNSVINIYGLGSFSIEQKSWCNSIKNIQKEIEEIFRKLNNVPTLFEICLNTFKEFKNNPTKQNQSKLKKAYEKVPEHQRMYLGDMDTKDTEIRMIIYGKQEIEGWSHYQIAKKMGDPLPNIQIPEIKDENNN from the coding sequence ATGAATTTCAAACCTTCAAATAAAGTTTACAAAACACAAGAAATACAAGGCGTTTCCGTTCCTGCGATTATTGAAAACGGAGGTTATCATTTCACAGATTTAGATATTTACGAAAACGGACGTGTTTATTGCTGGAATTTTCACGATTTTGAGATTTTTAAGCAAGAAGTTAATAACGAATGGGTAGTTTTAAGCATTCCTGATGGCGAGGACATTTCAATTTTTAATTTAGGATGTTGGAAAATCAAAAATTCACAATGGATTTTCAACAAAAAGAGTTTTATTGCCTATGTTGAAAGCCTTATTCGTGAAATGAACCCGCAATGGAAGAATATTTACACCTATGTTGAGAAAAAACTCGGCAAAATTATCATTGGCGAAAACGGTCAAGGAACTATTTTTAAAGAAATTAAAAATGAATACGGATTTAATTCTAAAAAAATCGAAGCCAATAGCTTAAATCTGTACTATAAAGAAAATGAAATCTATCATTTGGTAAAAGTTATCGCCTTTGCCGACCACACTTTACAGATTACAAGGCTTGAAAATCCGTTTGAAATCAGTTTTGAGGAATTTAAAAAACTCGTTAAAGAGAAAAAAATAGTAACGAATCCGCCAAAAAATTCAGTTATAAATATCTATGGATTAGGAAGTTTCTCCATTGAGCAAAAAAGTTGGTGCAATAGCATCAAGAACATACAAAAGGAAATTGAAGAAATATTCAGAAAGCTCAATAATGTCCCCACTCTGTTTGAAATTTGCTTAAATACATTCAAAGAATTCAAAAACAATCCAACGAAACAAAACCAAAGCAAACTGAAAAAAGCATACGAAAAAGTTCCTGAACATCAGCGTATGTATCTGGGTGATATGGACACTAAAGACACTGAAATTCGGATGATTATTTACGGAAAACAGGAAATTGAAGGCTGGTCGCATTATCAAATTGCAAAAAAAATGGGAGACCCACTGCCAAATATCCAAATTCCGGAAATAAAAGATGAAAACAACAATTAA
- a CDS encoding CTP synthase: MNEINIKPYKSVGNFHFGKTQKEIITQFGEASKVEIDNIMQRITEFRNAQELIYDKKGNDYILNQVICLKDTTPMIENRDIFSLGLEKLKEIDNDFVEGKQYTTFRTLGICLGGFGKKKIPEKRLLIAFSREKLAFYEDFTIV, from the coding sequence ATGAACGAAATTAATATCAAACCCTACAAAAGTGTTGGCAATTTTCACTTCGGGAAAACTCAAAAAGAAATCATTACTCAATTTGGAGAGGCTTCCAAAGTAGAAATAGATAATATAATGCAACGAATTACTGAATTTCGTAATGCACAAGAACTTATTTATGATAAAAAAGGCAATGATTATATTCTAAATCAAGTAATTTGTCTAAAAGACACTACGCCAATGATTGAAAATAGGGATATTTTCAGTTTAGGATTGGAAAAACTTAAGGAAATTGATAATGATTTTGTAGAAGGAAAGCAATACACCACCTTCAGAACACTGGGAATTTGTTTAGGAGGCTTTGGGAAGAAAAAAATTCCTGAAAAACGCCTTTTAATAGCCTTCAGCAGAGAAAAATTAGCTTTCTATGAAGATTTTACAATCGTGTAA
- a CDS encoding DUF4304 domain-containing protein: MKEKTNAQVAFDETIKAVYDLLKPAGFKKKALNFYRIKNDVCQLINIQKSLYNSNESITFTINIGVDIAKTDNDFPPMTHFHIRERIGNIKENEDFWYAFDEIQDIFTRKQKYQSERQLVLEDIEKYALPFLDKFTNQNDVEHFYK, from the coding sequence ATGAAAGAAAAAACCAATGCACAAGTCGCTTTTGATGAAACCATTAAAGCCGTTTATGATTTGTTAAAGCCTGCGGGATTCAAGAAAAAAGCACTTAACTTTTATCGAATAAAAAACGATGTTTGTCAGCTTATAAATATTCAAAAAAGCCTTTATAACAGCAATGAATCTATTACTTTTACAATAAATATTGGTGTAGATATAGCTAAAACTGACAATGATTTCCCTCCAATGACGCATTTTCATATACGAGAACGCATCGGGAATATCAAAGAAAACGAAGATTTTTGGTATGCCTTTGATGAAATTCAGGATATTTTTACCAGAAAACAAAAATATCAATCGGAAAGACAATTAGTTTTGGAAGATATTGAAAAATATGCTTTGCCTTTCTTAGATAAATTCACAAACCAAAACGATGTAGAACATTTTTATAAATAA